In Phycisphaerae bacterium, the following proteins share a genomic window:
- the rpsF gene encoding 30S ribosomal protein S6, with protein sequence METVTKRLYEALFLVDSGEAAADWQGINDHVKKILDRNEAEIVSMRKWDERPLAYEIKGKKRGTYILVYFNAPCVKLTAIERDSQLSERIMRVLILRGDHVTPEDIAKDTPAMLAEKGQVVSAPVEKAIAKEVIAEEEDDDEIPDIDAKLD encoded by the coding sequence TTGGAAACCGTAACCAAGAGATTGTACGAGGCGTTGTTTCTCGTAGATTCCGGTGAGGCTGCTGCCGATTGGCAGGGCATAAATGACCATGTAAAAAAGATACTTGACCGCAACGAGGCGGAGATAGTCAGTATGCGGAAGTGGGATGAACGGCCGCTCGCATACGAGATTAAGGGCAAAAAGAGAGGCACTTATATTCTTGTCTACTTTAATGCTCCATGCGTAAAGTTGACCGCAATTGAACGGGACTCGCAGCTTTCCGAAAGAATTATGCGTGTGCTTATTCTCCGCGGCGACCATGTAACGCCGGAAGATATAGCAAAGGATACTCCCGCAATGCTTGCGGAAAAAGGACAAGTTGTCAGCGCTCCTGTCGAAAAAGCGATTGCCAAGGAAGTGATTGCTGAAGAAGAAGACGATGATGAAATACCGGATATTGACGCAAAGCTGGATTAG
- the rpsR gene encoding 30S ribosomal protein S18 gives MRGQNFKKKPDKTNRKKKRRDNVREQNQCRFCRSKTKYVDYKDTEILGKLLTHRGKIFSRKRSGNCASCQRKVKLAIKRARFIGLLPFTS, from the coding sequence GTGAGAGGTCAAAACTTTAAGAAAAAACCTGATAAGACGAACAGGAAGAAGAAACGCAGGGACAATGTCAGGGAACAGAATCAATGCAGGTTCTGCAGGTCGAAGACGAAATACGTTGATTACAAGGATACGGAGATTTTAGGCAAGCTGCTTACTCATCGGGGTAAGATTTTCTCTCGTAAGCGCAGCGGAAACTGTGCGAGTTGTCAGCGGAAGGTCAAGCTGGCGATAAAACGCGCCCGTTTTATAGGATTGCTTCCGTTTACAAGTTAA
- the rfbB gene encoding dTDP-glucose 4,6-dehydratase: MKRILVTGGAGFIGSNFVRLLLAEQPDCFIVNLDKLTYAGNLENLEGFLKHPNHLFVKADICDGKTVEDIIDKNKIDTIVNFAAESHVDRSITEPKIFIETNVTGTLTLLQAACDKKIKRFIQISTDEVYGELGPTGKFTEETPLSPNSPYSASKAAADLLVKAFGHTWGLNYSITRCSNNYGPYQFPEKMIPLMINNALNDKPLPVYGDGLNVRDWIHVEDHCRAVWKVLTDGKSGEVYNIGSSNEKTNLEVVNTILKLVDKPQSLITFVKDRPGHDRRYAIDSAKTNAQLGWHAATKFEQGIKNTIDWYLQNKKWLSRVTSGNYQQYYQKMYANR; this comes from the coding sequence ATGAAAAGAATTCTCGTTACAGGCGGGGCAGGCTTTATAGGAAGCAATTTCGTAAGATTACTGCTTGCCGAACAGCCGGATTGTTTCATCGTCAATCTCGACAAACTCACTTATGCCGGAAATCTTGAAAATCTTGAAGGCTTTCTTAAGCATCCCAACCATCTTTTCGTCAAAGCCGATATATGCGACGGCAAAACAGTTGAGGATATAATCGATAAAAACAAAATCGATACGATTGTAAACTTTGCCGCCGAAAGTCACGTCGACCGTTCGATAACGGAACCCAAAATTTTTATCGAAACCAACGTAACCGGCACGCTTACCCTGCTCCAGGCCGCCTGCGACAAAAAAATCAAGCGTTTCATACAGATTTCAACCGACGAGGTTTACGGCGAGCTTGGCCCGACCGGCAAATTCACGGAAGAAACTCCTCTGTCTCCAAATTCACCGTACTCGGCAAGTAAAGCCGCGGCAGATTTGCTCGTAAAAGCCTTTGGGCATACATGGGGACTCAATTACAGCATAACCAGATGCTCGAATAATTACGGCCCGTATCAATTCCCTGAAAAAATGATTCCGCTGATGATAAACAACGCTCTGAACGATAAACCTTTGCCCGTTTACGGCGATGGTTTGAATGTTCGCGACTGGATACACGTCGAGGACCATTGCAGGGCCGTATGGAAAGTTTTAACGGACGGAAAGAGCGGCGAAGTTTATAACATCGGTTCGAGCAATGAAAAAACAAACCTCGAAGTGGTAAATACGATACTCAAGCTGGTTGATAAACCTCAGTCGCTGATAACGTTTGTCAAAGACCGTCCCGGCCACGACCGGCGATATGCTATAGACTCTGCGAAAACAAACGCTCAGCTCGGCTGGCACGCGGCAACAAAATTCGAGCAGGGTATAAAAAATACGATTGACTGGTACCTCCAAAATAAAAAATGGCTCAGCCGTGTAACCAGCGGCAATTATCAACAGTATTATCAAAAGATGTACGCCAATAGATAG
- the rplI gene encoding 50S ribosomal protein L9: MKVLLCEDVETLGWYGDVVNVRQGYARNYLLPQRLATIPTEAKIKAMADEKAKRAEKRKVVIENLKKAAEAVNGAEAVIAAKANEQGHLFGSVTAKEIADNLRQQGFEVAEKYVRIDEHIKEVGQHTIRLKFAADITATVKVVVVPENENSETTDGSETQTKPE; encoded by the coding sequence ATGAAGGTTTTACTATGTGAAGATGTTGAAACCCTCGGCTGGTATGGCGATGTAGTGAATGTCCGCCAGGGATATGCAAGAAATTATCTTTTGCCTCAGAGATTGGCGACAATTCCGACAGAAGCAAAAATAAAGGCTATGGCCGATGAGAAAGCCAAAAGAGCCGAGAAGAGAAAAGTTGTCATTGAAAATCTGAAGAAGGCCGCCGAAGCCGTCAATGGAGCCGAAGCCGTTATCGCCGCAAAGGCAAACGAGCAGGGCCATTTGTTCGGTTCGGTTACGGCAAAGGAAATTGCCGATAATCTTCGTCAGCAGGGTTTCGAAGTGGCTGAAAAATATGTTCGGATTGACGAACACATAAAAGAGGTCGGCCAGCATACCATTAGACTGAAATTTGCAGCGGATATTACCGCTACGGTAAAGGTTGTTGTAGTTCCGGAAAACGAGAATTCAGAAACGACCGATGGTTCAGAGACTCAGACAAAACCAGAATAA
- a CDS encoding sugar phosphate nucleotidyltransferase: MKGVVLAGGTGSRLMPLTKVTNKHLLAVGKKPMIYYPVEKLVSAGIKEILIVTGVDHMGDVVNLLGSGKDFGCRFTYKVQDQAGGIAQALSLAENFAGTSGLVIILGDNIFKAPLKPYLKKFTAQKKGARVLLKKVENPQRFGVAEISDGKVTKIIEKPKNPKTNHAVTGIYFYDSDVFNIIKTLKPSGRGEFEITDVNNVYIGRNQLEYDILAGWWTDAGTFESLNTANKLVIKEPPE, encoded by the coding sequence ATAAAAGGTGTCGTTCTGGCCGGCGGAACAGGTTCCCGCCTGATGCCCCTGACTAAGGTTACAAATAAACATCTATTGGCTGTCGGTAAAAAACCGATGATTTACTACCCTGTCGAAAAACTCGTCTCAGCCGGAATAAAGGAAATTCTTATTGTAACAGGTGTTGACCACATGGGCGACGTGGTAAATCTGCTCGGTTCAGGCAAAGATTTCGGCTGTCGATTCACCTATAAAGTTCAGGACCAGGCCGGCGGTATCGCTCAGGCACTTTCTCTGGCGGAAAACTTCGCAGGCACCAGCGGCCTTGTCATAATCCTCGGCGATAACATCTTCAAGGCACCATTAAAGCCTTACCTGAAAAAATTTACCGCCCAGAAAAAAGGAGCAAGAGTCCTGCTCAAAAAAGTCGAAAATCCGCAGCGTTTCGGAGTCGCTGAAATTTCAGACGGAAAAGTAACCAAAATTATCGAGAAACCGAAAAATCCGAAAACAAATCACGCTGTAACCGGAATATATTTTTACGACAGCGATGTTTTCAACATAATCAAAACGTTAAAGCCCTCCGGCCGCGGAGAGTTTGAAATCACCGACGTCAATAACGTTTATATCGGCCGCAATCAGCTCGAATATGATATTCTGGCCGGCTGGTGGACAGATGCCGGAACATTTGAATCGCTTAACACTGCAAACAAACTGGTTATTAAGGAGCCTCCAGAATGA
- a CDS encoding dTDP-4-dehydrorhamnose 3,5-epimerase family protein, giving the protein MTKKTATLKRVFSEGSIIITGSAGLIEGVKVKAAKVLLDERGRLGEIMRADDELFEKFGQVYFTSTYPGVVKAWHWHKKQTDYFYVVKGTIKVALYDARDDSKTKGSVNQIYMGEHCPAVLKIPPGVCHGWMCVSQDEAYIVNTPTEVYNYTQPDEFRIPPHDNDIPYDWTRQDG; this is encoded by the coding sequence ATGACAAAAAAAACAGCGACATTGAAAAGAGTTTTTTCCGAAGGTTCGATTATCATTACAGGCTCGGCCGGTTTGATTGAAGGCGTTAAGGTAAAAGCCGCAAAGGTTCTTCTGGACGAACGCGGCAGACTCGGCGAAATTATGCGGGCCGATGACGAACTGTTTGAAAAATTCGGACAGGTTTATTTTACCTCGACATATCCCGGCGTCGTAAAGGCCTGGCACTGGCATAAAAAACAAACCGATTACTTTTATGTGGTAAAAGGCACGATAAAGGTCGCTCTTTACGATGCGAGGGACGATTCGAAAACCAAAGGCAGCGTCAACCAGATTTATATGGGCGAGCATTGTCCGGCAGTTTTGAAGATTCCGCCAGGCGTATGCCACGGATGGATGTGTGTAAGTCAGGATGAGGCATACATAGTAAACACGCCGACTGAAGTTTACAATTACACTCAGCCCGACGAATTCAGAATACCGCCTCACGACAACGACATCCCTTACGACTGGACACGTCAGGATGGCTGA
- a CDS encoding NTP transferase domain-containing protein: MSEKVAIILAAGVSSRMNTKLPKVLHEVCGRPMLAYVVDACRQAGIQQLYVIVGYGKEQVIEYFSDDKNITWIEQAEQKGTGHAVMCCKKHLADFAGDTLILCGDGPLIRTETLKTLIEKHEREMSSATLATAILDDPSGYGRIVRDSYGNIQGIVEDGDCSPVQKTIREVNPSYYCFKNKTLFEALEKITPDNVKKEYYLTDALHLIIKAGHKVVAVTAVAAEDAMGVNNRQQLSEAGKIMQRRVQEGFMKSGVTIVDPPNTWIDARAQIGQDSVIEPFTYIRGRVKIGSNCRVGPFAHLRDGTVLENDVVLGVFTEVKKSTLADGVRARHHSYIGDSKIGKNVTIGAGAITANFDGEKTNPSQVGDGAFIGAGSILIAPVTVPAGTHISPGSVVNGRDAAGKKE, from the coding sequence ATGTCTGAAAAAGTTGCGATAATATTGGCCGCCGGCGTAAGCAGCCGGATGAACACCAAGCTGCCTAAGGTTCTGCACGAGGTCTGCGGAAGACCAATGCTGGCCTATGTAGTCGATGCCTGCAGACAGGCTGGTATTCAGCAATTATATGTTATAGTCGGTTACGGCAAAGAACAGGTAATCGAGTATTTCAGCGACGACAAGAATATTACCTGGATCGAACAGGCAGAACAAAAAGGCACTGGCCACGCGGTGATGTGCTGCAAAAAACATCTGGCTGATTTTGCCGGTGATACGCTTATTCTCTGCGGAGACGGTCCTTTAATCAGGACAGAAACGCTCAAGACGCTGATAGAAAAACACGAACGTGAAATGTCGTCGGCCACGCTGGCTACGGCAATTCTTGACGACCCGAGCGGCTATGGCAGAATTGTCCGCGACAGTTACGGAAATATCCAGGGCATCGTCGAGGACGGCGATTGTAGTCCTGTTCAGAAAACAATCAGGGAAGTTAATCCGAGCTACTACTGCTTTAAGAATAAAACGCTTTTCGAGGCTCTGGAAAAGATAACACCTGACAATGTAAAGAAAGAATACTACCTGACCGACGCACTGCATTTGATTATAAAGGCCGGCCATAAAGTCGTCGCTGTAACGGCGGTTGCTGCGGAAGACGCGATGGGCGTTAACAATCGTCAGCAGCTCAGCGAGGCAGGCAAGATTATGCAGCGAAGGGTTCAGGAAGGCTTTATGAAATCCGGCGTAACGATAGTCGACCCGCCTAATACGTGGATTGACGCCCGCGCACAAATAGGACAGGATTCGGTAATTGAGCCTTTTACATATATTCGCGGACGGGTAAAGATTGGCAGCAACTGCAGAGTAGGGCCTTTTGCTCATCTTCGCGACGGAACCGTGCTCGAGAACGATGTTGTTCTCGGCGTTTTTACCGAAGTGAAAAAATCGACGCTTGCCGACGGAGTCAGGGCCAGACATCACAGTTATATAGGCGACTCGAAAATCGGTAAAAATGTTACTATAGGCGCAGGTGCGATAACGGCGAACTTCGACGGCGAAAAAACAAATCCAAGTCAGGTTGGCGACGGAGCTTTTATCGGGGCCGGCTCGATACTCATCGCCCCGGTTACTGTTCCGGCTGGTACGCATATTTCGCCCGGCTCGGTAGTAAACGGCAGGGACGCCGCAGGAAAGAAAGAATAA
- a CDS encoding 50S ribosomal protein L25, giving the protein MASKELILKAETRTERGKKRSAKLRKEGKIPAIIYGHKQEPEAVVLNAHDFAEGIRHGQRLLDVEIGGKTEKLLIKEVQYDYLGRSIIHTDLIRVDLSEKVTVEVPLVFKGTPVGVSEGGVLEEHLAKIEIECTVTEIPETIDVSVKGLKIDESLHTRDIVLPAGVRLVTAPDILVVACHEPIVIAEPEAEAVAGAEPTSPEVITERKPKEGEEDAEKKA; this is encoded by the coding sequence ATGGCATCAAAAGAGCTGATTTTAAAGGCTGAAACAAGAACAGAGCGAGGGAAGAAACGTTCGGCGAAACTTCGTAAGGAAGGCAAAATTCCTGCCATAATTTATGGGCATAAACAAGAGCCGGAGGCTGTTGTCCTTAACGCTCATGATTTTGCCGAAGGCATCCGTCACGGACAAAGACTGCTTGACGTTGAAATTGGCGGAAAAACAGAAAAGCTGCTGATTAAGGAAGTCCAGTACGACTATCTCGGCAGGAGTATAATTCATACCGACTTAATCAGAGTCGACCTGAGCGAAAAAGTTACGGTTGAAGTTCCGCTTGTATTCAAGGGCACTCCAGTCGGCGTGAGTGAAGGCGGAGTTCTTGAAGAGCATCTCGCCAAGATTGAGATTGAATGTACGGTAACAGAAATACCTGAAACAATCGATGTTTCTGTAAAGGGTCTCAAGATTGACGAATCGCTTCATACACGCGATATCGTACTGCCTGCCGGGGTCAGGCTTGTGACAGCACCTGATATACTTGTGGTTGCCTGTCATGAACCTATTGTTATCGCTGAGCCGGAGGCTGAAGCAGTGGCTGGGGCAGAGCCGACATCTCCTGAGGTTATTACAGAAAGAAAACCGAAGGAAGGTGAAGAAGACGCTGAAAAGAAGGCTTAA
- the pth gene encoding aminoacyl-tRNA hydrolase has translation MDEIKLIAGLGNPDKEYEGTRHNIGFEVIEKLAEKFGIELQKGKFGAAFGQTVLEDKKLILLKPLKYMNNSGQVIATVAGFYKLEPQQIFVITDDLALEPGLIRIRASGSAGGHNGLADIVEKIGTENFSRLRVGIGDKGQMQGRDYVLSRPGQAERELLNQAVIQAAEATVFWVSNGVDAAMTKFNKKNAVKDK, from the coding sequence ATGGACGAGATTAAGTTAATAGCCGGTCTTGGCAACCCTGACAAGGAATATGAAGGAACCCGTCATAATATCGGGTTCGAAGTTATAGAAAAACTGGCTGAGAAATTCGGCATCGAACTGCAAAAAGGAAAGTTTGGTGCAGCCTTCGGCCAGACGGTTCTTGAAGACAAAAAGTTAATATTGCTGAAGCCGCTGAAATATATGAATAACAGCGGGCAGGTTATTGCGACGGTTGCCGGTTTTTATAAATTAGAACCGCAGCAGATATTTGTAATAACCGATGACCTCGCTCTCGAACCGGGTCTGATAAGAATAAGAGCGTCCGGTTCGGCAGGCGGACATAACGGGCTTGCCGATATCGTCGAGAAAATAGGTACCGAAAATTTCAGCCGGCTAAGAGTCGGCATCGGCGACAAAGGCCAAATGCAGGGAAGGGATTATGTTCTTTCCAGACCGGGTCAGGCGGAAAGAGAGCTTCTGAATCAGGCCGTCATACAGGCGGCAGAAGCGACGGTCTTCTGGGTCAGCAACGGCGTTGACGCGGCGATGACAAAATTTAATAAAAAGAACGCAGTAAAAGATAAATAA
- a CDS encoding glycosyltransferase, translating into MGYRILIVGDSKQYTAKLIKDIQRKLGKGFIRSGCDVQAFDYNTAFSHCAPLTSYLLTRKICKDKVDDLLVRQSKKYQPDIIMITFANFLDRQTIQKLRLANKNAFICAFDGDLWPHLHKNRIEAAKETDLVITTNDGSGRQAYKDSGIKCVFMPYPCDPDLEHRYNISEEWKCDILFTGQTRDKSSKYPVENTRSELLTRLSKTANARIYGAFGFPKIGGMDYLYAINGARIGLSVNADNNVRMCHSDRFYTYLSCGTFVLAKKVPDSDLLFQDGTHLRYFETNDEFFELADWYLKHDQERQKIAAAGMQRAHDEFNCEKIARYIIDSIVKGSYDAPWTNMNTEGAEI; encoded by the coding sequence ATGGGTTATAGAATTCTTATTGTCGGTGATTCAAAGCAATACACAGCTAAATTAATTAAAGACATCCAAAGAAAATTAGGTAAAGGATTTATTCGTTCAGGCTGTGATGTTCAGGCCTTTGATTACAATACGGCATTTTCCCACTGTGCGCCGCTGACATCATATCTTCTTACAAGAAAAATCTGCAAAGATAAGGTGGATGATTTATTAGTCCGGCAGAGTAAAAAATACCAACCAGATATAATTATGATTACTTTCGCAAATTTCCTGGACAGGCAGACTATTCAGAAATTAAGACTGGCCAATAAGAATGCGTTTATATGCGCTTTTGACGGCGACTTGTGGCCTCATTTGCATAAAAACCGGATTGAAGCCGCCAAAGAAACGGATTTAGTTATAACAACCAATGATGGAAGTGGACGGCAGGCTTATAAAGATTCGGGAATTAAATGTGTTTTTATGCCTTATCCCTGCGACCCGGATTTGGAGCATAGATACAATATTTCTGAAGAATGGAAATGCGACATTTTATTTACCGGACAAACCAGAGATAAAAGTTCGAAGTACCCGGTAGAAAACACTCGCAGTGAACTGCTCACAAGACTTTCAAAAACAGCAAACGCCAGAATATATGGTGCTTTCGGATTTCCTAAAATAGGCGGTATGGATTATCTGTATGCGATTAATGGAGCTCGTATCGGCCTGAGCGTTAACGCTGATAATAATGTCAGAATGTGTCATTCAGACCGTTTTTATACCTATTTATCCTGCGGCACATTTGTCTTAGCCAAAAAGGTTCCGGATTCCGACTTGCTTTTCCAGGATGGCACTCATCTCCGTTACTTCGAAACAAACGACGAATTTTTCGAACTGGCCGACTGGTACTTAAAGCACGACCAGGAACGGCAAAAAATCGCAGCGGCCGGTATGCAGCGTGCGCACGACGAATTTAATTGTGAAAAGATAGCCCGATATATTATCGATTCGATTGTAAAAGGCAGCTACGACGCCCCGTGGACGAATATGAACACTGAAGGAGCAGAAATATGA
- the ssb gene encoding single-stranded DNA-binding protein: MANFNKVILLGNLTRDPQLSYLPSQTAVVDFGLAVNRRWTGQDGQQRDETCFVDCRAFGKPAETINKYCKKGKPLLVEGRLTFDSWTGQDGVKKSKLRVTVETFQFMPIGGPRQSGGDTDESHAPASDASQNEPQAGGDDIPF; encoded by the coding sequence ATGGCGAATTTCAATAAGGTTATTCTGCTGGGTAATTTGACGCGGGACCCGCAACTGTCTTATCTGCCCAGTCAGACTGCCGTTGTGGATTTCGGACTTGCGGTCAATCGCCGCTGGACCGGCCAGGACGGTCAGCAGCGTGACGAAACATGCTTTGTGGACTGCAGGGCGTTCGGCAAGCCGGCGGAAACAATAAATAAGTATTGTAAAAAGGGCAAACCTCTGCTGGTCGAAGGCAGACTGACATTTGACAGCTGGACCGGACAGGACGGCGTCAAAAAAAGCAAGCTTAGGGTTACAGTGGAGACTTTCCAGTTTATGCCGATAGGCGGCCCAAGGCAGAGCGGCGGCGATACAGATGAATCCCATGCCCCGGCATCTGACGCTTCACAAAATGAGCCTCAAGCGGGCGGTGACGATATACCGTTTTAA
- the rfbD gene encoding dTDP-4-dehydrorhamnose reductase: MAEKIVLLGAKGMLGSEICNLCAGDNITALDLPNFDITDKKQLAGAVENANIVINCAAFTDVEKTESQYDLAFKVNAEAVGNLAQIANKKNIYVIHISTDFVFNGKKETPYIETDMPNPINAYGKSKLEGETLLAKNHNNFAIIRVQWTYGKNGNNFISKLVSLSKQRDSLKVVDDQFGSPTWTCEAAKVIHEFIAKKPQGIFHYAATGFTSRCEMAKFVFEKLNLDTEVVPCKTSEFKTAAARPANSRFHCDKIQSLLDKPIELWQKSLERFLKTI, translated from the coding sequence ATGGCTGAAAAAATTGTACTGCTCGGCGCAAAGGGTATGCTCGGTTCAGAGATTTGTAATTTATGCGCCGGAGATAATATAACCGCTCTCGACCTGCCGAATTTTGATATCACCGATAAAAAGCAGCTCGCCGGGGCCGTCGAAAATGCGAATATTGTTATTAACTGCGCCGCGTTTACAGATGTCGAAAAAACTGAAAGTCAATATGACCTCGCTTTTAAGGTAAACGCCGAGGCGGTTGGCAATCTCGCTCAAATCGCCAATAAAAAAAATATCTATGTTATTCACATAAGCACCGATTTTGTTTTCAACGGCAAAAAAGAAACGCCTTACATCGAAACCGATATGCCTAACCCAATAAACGCTTACGGCAAAAGCAAGCTCGAAGGCGAAACGCTTTTAGCGAAAAATCATAACAATTTTGCTATTATTCGTGTCCAGTGGACCTACGGCAAAAACGGCAATAACTTCATAAGCAAACTGGTTTCTCTTTCCAAACAAAGAGACAGTTTAAAAGTTGTTGACGACCAGTTCGGCTCGCCGACATGGACTTGTGAAGCCGCCAAAGTCATTCACGAGTTTATCGCGAAAAAACCGCAGGGTATTTTCCACTATGCCGCCACCGGTTTTACCAGCCGCTGCGAGATGGCAAAATTTGTTTTCGAAAAACTTAACCTCGATACTGAAGTCGTTCCGTGCAAAACGAGCGAATTTAAAACCGCCGCAGCGAGACCCGCCAACAGCAGATTCCACTGCGACAAAATACAGTCTTTACTTGACAAACCGATTGAATTGTGGCAAAAATCTCTTGAAAGGTTTTTGAAAACAATATGA
- a CDS encoding ribose-phosphate pyrophosphokinase, which yields MPLSKNIKIFSGSSNPELTEKICKYLEVPIGCAKIDRFPDGEKLIKCEDDVRGKDCFVVQSGCNPVDANLVELLIFLDCLKRASASRVTAVIPYFGYARQDRKDEGRVPITAKLVSNLITIAGADRVLAMDLHAAQLQGFFDIPVDHLFAEPVLTKYFGTKKIDNLTIVSPDLGNMKRAARYVEHLNGELAIIHKRRINGREVQCEEIIGSVKGRNVLMCDDMISTAGTICSAAKLVKKQGANKVFVGATHGIFSDKAVERIADSPIDEIVVTDTIPLGANTKKLANLKVLTVSDILGEAIKRIHNNESISAMFA from the coding sequence ATGCCTTTGAGTAAAAACATAAAGATTTTCAGCGGTTCGAGTAATCCGGAACTTACAGAGAAGATATGCAAGTATCTCGAAGTGCCTATCGGCTGCGCTAAAATCGACAGGTTTCCCGACGGCGAAAAATTAATAAAGTGCGAAGACGATGTTCGCGGCAAGGATTGTTTTGTTGTGCAGTCCGGATGCAACCCAGTCGATGCGAATCTCGTCGAGCTTCTGATTTTTCTCGATTGCCTTAAACGCGCAAGCGCAAGCAGGGTAACCGCGGTTATACCGTATTTCGGTTATGCCCGGCAGGACAGAAAAGACGAGGGCAGAGTTCCGATAACAGCCAAGCTGGTTTCCAATCTTATAACCATAGCCGGCGCCGACAGGGTTCTCGCGATGGACCTTCACGCCGCCCAGCTTCAGGGATTTTTCGATATTCCGGTCGATCATCTTTTTGCCGAGCCTGTGCTGACGAAATATTTCGGAACCAAAAAGATTGATAACCTGACAATAGTTTCGCCAGACCTTGGCAATATGAAACGAGCGGCGAGATACGTCGAACATCTCAACGGCGAACTGGCTATAATTCACAAAAGACGCATAAACGGCAGAGAAGTCCAGTGCGAAGAAATTATCGGTTCGGTCAAGGGAAGAAATGTTCTGATGTGCGACGATATGATTTCAACCGCCGGTACGATATGTTCGGCCGCCAAACTTGTCAAGAAACAGGGAGCAAATAAGGTATTTGTAGGCGCCACACACGGCATATTCTCCGACAAAGCCGTGGAAAGGATAGCCGATTCTCCGATTGACGAGATAGTGGTTACGGATACGATTCCCCTGGGAGCGAATACCAAAAAGCTCGCCAATCTCAAGGTGCTGACCGTTTCGGATATACTCGGAGAAGCTATAAAACGAATACATAATAACGAATCTATAAGTGCAATGTTTGCGTAG